In a genomic window of bacterium:
- a CDS encoding DinB family protein, translated as MRPTKDEYPSFFETYVSKVPDGDIVQQMRQGVENTVKLISPLSEDLLNYRYAEGKWSIKEVLMHLSDAERIFSYRALRFARKDKTDLPGFDENIYVPASKATQRTAESILNEYQTVRAASLTLFESLDDEALQERGTANGRTTSVRAMAYILVGHELHHVGIIKERYLKK; from the coding sequence ATGCGTCCAACGAAAGATGAATACCCCTCGTTTTTTGAAACGTACGTAAGCAAAGTACCGGACGGCGATATTGTACAACAAATGCGGCAAGGTGTAGAGAATACCGTAAAACTCATTAGCCCATTGAGCGAAGATCTGTTGAACTATCGTTATGCTGAAGGAAAATGGAGTATCAAAGAAGTTTTGATGCACTTATCCGATGCCGAACGAATTTTTTCGTATCGTGCGCTTCGTTTTGCGCGAAAAGACAAAACCGATTTGCCGGGATTTGATGAAAACATATACGTACCCGCGTCCAAAGCAACGCAGCGTACCGCAGAGAGTATTTTGAACGAATACCAAACCGTGCGGGCCGCTTCGCTCACGCTATTTGAAAGCTTGGACGACGAAGCGTTGCAGGAGCGCGGCACGGCCAACGGGCGCACAACCAGCGTACGTGCGATGGCTTATATTTTAGTCGGGCATGAATTGCACCATGTGGGCATCATCAAAGAGCGCTATCTAAAAAAATAA
- a CDS encoding N-acetyltransferase family protein, protein MMESKHWPEVAAIYQAGIETGNATLETSVPSWEAWDKAHIPQCRFVAMDNNIIAGWAALTPVSGRCVYAGVAEVSVYIHPAYKGKGIGKKLLNQLTVSSESQGLWTLQAGILRENTASLKLHAACGFREIGYREKLGQYQGVWRDVVLMERRSKNVGY, encoded by the coding sequence ATGATGGAGTCTAAGCATTGGCCGGAAGTCGCCGCCATATATCAGGCCGGCATTGAAACGGGAAATGCTACGCTTGAAACATCCGTACCGAGTTGGGAGGCATGGGATAAAGCACATATACCGCAATGCCGTTTTGTGGCGATGGATAATAATATTATCGCCGGATGGGCTGCATTGACGCCGGTGTCCGGCCGTTGTGTATATGCCGGTGTAGCTGAGGTGAGTGTGTATATTCACCCGGCTTATAAGGGAAAAGGAATTGGAAAAAAACTACTTAATCAATTGACGGTTTCATCGGAATCGCAAGGATTGTGGACTTTACAAGCGGGAATTTTACGCGAGAATACAGCCAGTTTGAAATTACACGCAGCTTGCGGATTTCGTGAAATAGGCTATCGAGAGAAATTAGGTCAGTATCAAGGAGTTTGGCGCGACGTGGTATTGATGGAACGCCGCAGTAAAAACGTCGGCTATTAA
- a CDS encoding GNAT family N-acetyltransferase, whose amino-acid sequence MNIIRCEERHIDKLVPLFDAYQMFYHQSSDESAAKIFLSTRIRNGESVVFIALDAKENAVGFTQLYPLFSSVSMQPVWLLNDLYVSQTARRSGVGEALMEKARRFAVETGAKGIELETGVENVQAQALYEKLGYQRNTDTYRYFLPVTTALK is encoded by the coding sequence ATGAATATCATACGCTGTGAAGAACGGCATATAGACAAATTGGTACCACTTTTTGATGCATATCAAATGTTTTATCATCAATCGTCCGATGAATCGGCGGCCAAAATTTTTTTATCGACCCGGATTCGTAACGGGGAGTCCGTTGTTTTTATAGCCCTGGATGCGAAAGAAAACGCCGTGGGTTTTACGCAGTTGTATCCTCTTTTTTCATCGGTGTCCATGCAACCGGTTTGGTTACTTAATGATTTATACGTGAGCCAAACGGCGCGCCGATCGGGTGTCGGTGAGGCTTTGATGGAAAAAGCACGTCGCTTTGCCGTCGAAACAGGCGCTAAAGGCATTGAACTGGAAACAGGTGTTGAAAATGTTCAAGCGCAGGCGCTGTATGAAAAATTAGGTTATCAGCGCAACACAGATACGTATCGCTATTTTTTACCCGTAACAACAGCGTTGAAATAA
- a CDS encoding putative metal-dependent hydrolase, producing the protein MTRDERGILIKKIKDLPKNLEKAIAGLNKKQMDTPYREGGWTPRQVVHHIADSHMNAYIRAKLAVSEDHPTIKPYDQDAWAEMEDGKSLPVDYSMTIIKALHARWGQFWDRVQESDWSRTVMHPANGVMSLERILLTYANHGEKHCEHINGLRVRMGWTGKNKPAKKAKTKQVKKTSKNKRKRG; encoded by the coding sequence ATGACACGCGATGAACGTGGGATACTGATAAAAAAGATCAAAGACTTACCCAAAAACTTAGAAAAAGCCATAGCCGGCTTGAACAAAAAACAAATGGATACGCCGTATCGTGAAGGCGGATGGACGCCGCGTCAGGTTGTGCATCATATCGCCGATTCGCATATGAATGCCTATATCCGGGCTAAACTGGCTGTGTCGGAAGATCATCCGACGATCAAACCGTACGATCAGGATGCCTGGGCAGAAATGGAAGACGGCAAGAGTTTACCGGTGGATTATTCGATGACGATTATCAAAGCGTTGCATGCACGATGGGGACAGTTTTGGGATCGCGTGCAAGAATCCGATTGGTCGCGGACAGTCATGCATCCCGCAAACGGTGTAATGTCACTGGAGCGTATTCTTTTGACGTATGCCAATCATGGTGAAAAACACTGCGAGCACATCAATGGTTTGCGTGTTCGTATGGGCTGGACAGGAAAAAACAAACCGGCCAAAAAAGCAAAAACAAAACAGGTGAAAAAAACATCGAAGAATAAAAGGAAACGCGGATGA
- a CDS encoding GNAT family N-acetyltransferase, with the protein MKTKDVSVVTTYLAMHQKPSIETLAMPPDCVIIRAENPTVKFYRFLYDAVGADWNWIDRKKMADEELAEETQDALVEVYVLYDRGVPAGYAEIDRRIAGEIELKYFGIIPEFISKRYGRFLLTWIIEKAWQYKPQRFWVHTCSLDHPRALPLYQKLGFEIYKTETHTVTIPEVL; encoded by the coding sequence ATGAAAACGAAAGACGTAAGCGTCGTCACGACGTACCTGGCGATGCATCAAAAACCGTCCATCGAAACTCTAGCGATGCCGCCCGATTGTGTGATCATTCGCGCTGAAAATCCGACGGTAAAGTTTTATCGGTTTTTGTACGATGCGGTGGGTGCGGATTGGAATTGGATAGATCGAAAAAAAATGGCGGATGAAGAATTGGCCGAAGAGACGCAGGATGCGCTGGTGGAAGTTTATGTTCTGTATGATCGCGGTGTGCCGGCAGGTTATGCGGAGATAGATCGTCGTATAGCCGGGGAGATCGAATTGAAATATTTTGGCATCATACCGGAATTTATCAGTAAACGTTACGGCCGCTTTTTGCTGACCTGGATTATCGAAAAGGCGTGGCAATATAAGCCGCAGCGTTTTTGGGTGCATACGTGTTCGCTTGATCACCCGAGGGCTTTGCCGCTGTATCAAAAACTTGGATTTGAAATATACAAAACTGAAACACACACCGTTACCATCCCGGAGGTTCTATGA
- a CDS encoding GNAT family N-acetyltransferase, producing MIWKNEAYVIDTDPKNLDVDVIHGFLGASYWAKDIPRSVVEKSIRHSLCFGIYHEAKQIGFARVITDYATFAYLADVFVVASHRGKGLSKWLMGCIQSHPELQNLRRWMLATLDAHGLYKQFGFNVTAKPERLMEIVDMNIYSKIAKENRL from the coding sequence ATGATTTGGAAAAACGAAGCGTACGTAATTGATACCGATCCAAAAAATCTGGATGTGGATGTGATTCATGGTTTTTTAGGCGCGTCTTATTGGGCAAAAGATATTCCCCGGTCTGTTGTGGAAAAATCCATACGTCATTCGCTTTGTTTTGGCATCTATCATGAAGCGAAGCAAATCGGTTTTGCACGGGTGATCACGGATTATGCTACATTTGCGTACCTTGCCGACGTTTTTGTTGTCGCTTCGCACCGCGGTAAAGGGTTGTCCAAATGGCTGATGGGATGCATCCAAAGTCATCCCGAATTGCAAAACCTGAGGCGATGGATGCTGGCCACGCTTGACGCACATGGGCTTTACAAACAATTTGGATTTAATGTAACCGCGAAACCCGAACGGTTGATGGAAATCGTAGATATGAATATTTATTCGAAAATCGCCAAGGAAAACCGTCTATGA
- a CDS encoding FMN-binding negative transcriptional regulator: MFIPKRYRITDIDTIRTFVAEYEFGTLFSQSDGKPWATHIPMQWLSDGSPHGVLRTHISKANPQWKDVEGQTVLAVFLGPHVHITPTWYDHVNVPTWNYASVHIAGRARIIDDPKAIREMLTVLVDTYESAHGNTYSVQSLPKDYYNREAQGLVGIEIQIEKVDAAFKLSQNRHRSDYENIIRQLRNSKDGNSHRIADLMEKHTPEFS, from the coding sequence ATGTTCATTCCAAAACGATATCGGATCACGGATATAGATACGATTCGTACGTTTGTGGCGGAGTACGAATTTGGAACGTTATTCAGTCAATCGGACGGCAAGCCATGGGCCACACACATACCGATGCAGTGGCTTTCCGACGGAAGCCCGCACGGTGTGCTGCGTACGCATATATCCAAGGCCAATCCGCAATGGAAAGACGTGGAAGGTCAGACCGTTTTGGCGGTTTTTCTGGGGCCGCATGTGCATATCACGCCGACATGGTATGATCATGTCAATGTGCCGACGTGGAACTATGCGTCCGTCCACATCGCGGGGCGCGCCCGTATCATAGATGATCCGAAAGCTATTCGTGAAATGCTCACCGTATTGGTAGATACATATGAATCGGCACACGGCAATACATATTCTGTTCAATCCTTACCGAAAGATTATTACAACCGCGAAGCCCAAGGTTTGGTGGGGATAGAAATCCAAATAGAAAAGGTGGATGCGGCTTTCAAATTGAGCCAGAATCGTCACCGCTCGGATTATGAAAATATTATTCGTCAATTGCGTAACAGCAAAGACGGAAATTCCCATCGGATAGCCGATCTGATGGAAAAACATACACCGGAATTTTCTTAA
- a CDS encoding EamA family transporter codes for MSSKKYFFSGLMSYVIWGFVPIFLKKLQGFDDYEIIFYRILLAALAMTGVALLLWGETSQAIGGLYRRSKKDFLHMLILTSIGGGLLATNWVTYVYVVNHVSINAASFSYLILPIATAFLALILLKEKLNAMRWAAVAMSGVSCYLMANVDARQMAYIAAITLSYSFYLITQRKNTYMPRRTNLALQMIVGTALLLTMDPIHTAPVDLPMHFWINVTIIAIVFTVTPLLLNLYALNGMGSSQLAFLIYINPIISFVTAIVWYGEDLNELAVISYSLLAVAILLFNWEIIVKAAEKTGLRAATKTITAE; via the coding sequence ATGAGTTCCAAAAAGTACTTTTTTAGCGGATTAATGTCTTATGTGATTTGGGGGTTTGTTCCCATTTTTTTGAAAAAACTGCAAGGGTTTGATGATTACGAAATAATTTTTTATCGCATTTTGCTGGCGGCTTTGGCCATGACAGGTGTAGCGCTCCTTTTGTGGGGTGAGACTTCGCAAGCGATCGGAGGATTATACCGTCGCTCAAAAAAAGATTTTTTGCATATGCTGATATTGACGTCTATCGGCGGAGGACTTTTGGCGACGAATTGGGTAACGTACGTTTATGTAGTCAATCATGTCAGCATCAACGCCGCTTCGTTTTCTTATTTGATTTTACCCATAGCGACTGCGTTTTTGGCATTGATCCTGCTCAAAGAGAAACTGAATGCGATGCGGTGGGCCGCGGTAGCGATGAGCGGTGTCAGTTGTTATTTGATGGCCAATGTGGATGCGCGCCAGATGGCATACATAGCGGCGATCACGCTGTCGTATAGTTTTTATCTGATCACTCAACGTAAAAACACGTATATGCCGCGCCGTACCAATCTCGCTCTGCAAATGATCGTTGGCACAGCATTACTTTTGACGATGGATCCCATACATACTGCACCGGTTGATTTGCCGATGCACTTCTGGATCAATGTCACGATCATTGCGATCGTTTTTACCGTAACACCGCTTTTGCTCAATCTGTACGCGCTCAACGGTATGGGTTCGTCCCAGCTTGCGTTTTTGATTTACATCAACCCGATTATTAGTTTCGTCACGGCGATCGTATGGTACGGCGAAGACCTGAACGAGCTGGCTGTGATTTCATACAGTCTCCTCGCCGTGGCTATTTTACTTTTCAATTGGGAGATCATCGTCAAGGCCGCCGAAAAAACCGGGTTGAGGGCCGCAACAAAAACCATCACTGCGGAGTAA
- a CDS encoding aspartate carbamoyltransferase catalytic subunit — translation MELKSRHLLGLKGMSAEEIELILETALSFKEVLNRPVKKVPTLQGFTIANLFFEPSTRTRISFELAQKRLSADTVNFTPSGSSTSKGETLKDTARNIEAMKVDMVVIRHSAAGAAWFLSQRLQTNVINAGDGAHEHPTQALLDILTLREKYGSLKGLRVTIVGDITHSRVAKSNIYALKTLGAEVAVCGPPTFIPRNMADRHSDVLNVLRIQLERQSSGLFPSIREYHARFGINKEKLALGSKHMTIMHPGPINRGVELDSEVADGEYSVILDQVLNGVATRMAVMYLLSVTK, via the coding sequence ATGGAGCTTAAAAGCCGTCACTTGCTCGGCCTCAAAGGAATGAGCGCTGAAGAGATCGAGCTGATACTCGAGACGGCTCTGTCGTTTAAAGAAGTTCTCAATCGCCCTGTAAAAAAAGTTCCCACCCTTCAGGGTTTTACCATTGCTAATTTGTTTTTTGAGCCGTCCACCAGAACGCGCATCTCGTTTGAATTAGCTCAAAAAAGATTGTCCGCCGACACGGTCAATTTTACACCATCGGGCAGCAGTACATCCAAAGGCGAAACGCTCAAAGATACCGCGCGTAATATTGAAGCTATGAAGGTAGATATGGTGGTGATTCGCCATTCGGCTGCGGGTGCGGCTTGGTTTTTATCGCAACGTTTACAAACCAATGTCATCAATGCCGGCGATGGAGCGCACGAACATCCGACACAAGCACTTTTAGACATATTGACTCTGCGTGAAAAATACGGATCTCTGAAAGGTTTGCGCGTAACCATCGTGGGCGATATCACCCACAGCCGCGTGGCCAAATCCAACATCTATGCGCTCAAAACATTGGGCGCGGAAGTTGCCGTCTGCGGACCGCCGACGTTTATCCCGCGTAACATGGCGGACCGCCATTCGGATGTGCTCAATGTGCTGCGTATCCAGCTTGAACGTCAGTCTTCAGGACTCTTTCCGTCCATTCGTGAATACCATGCGCGATTTGGTATTAACAAAGAAAAATTAGCGCTCGGTTCGAAGCATATGACGATCATGCATCCGGGGCCTATCAATCGCGGCGTAGAGCTTGACAGCGAAGTGGCCGACGGCGAATATTCCGTCATCTTGGATCAGGTGCTCAATGGCGTCGCCACACGCATGGCCGTAATGTATCTTTTGAGTGTTACTAAATAG
- the rfbB gene encoding dTDP-glucose 4,6-dehydratase gives MQSILVTGGAGFIGSNFVRYMLKKYPSYRIIVLDALTYAGNRANLADLEKNPRFFFYHGNICDRSVVDNLVSNVDAVVNFAAETHVDRSIHEADSFAQTDVLGTMVLLEAAKKYNIARYLQISTDEVYGSIENGEFTEEHSLSPNSPYSASKAGGDMMVRAYHKTYGVPTLITRASNNYGPYQYPEKLIPLFVTNALDNIPVPLYGDGMNVRDWLYVEDHCSAVDYVLHHGVIGEVYNIGGGNERTNVTITHTILKALNRPESLIKRVADRPGHDRRYAVDTSKVRRLGWKPAYNFEEAIVETIQWYVKNESWWRAIKEKQKAFQEFMKKNYEDRK, from the coding sequence ATGCAATCCATTCTCGTCACCGGCGGCGCCGGATTTATCGGAAGTAATTTTGTTCGCTACATGCTTAAAAAGTATCCGTCGTACCGTATCATCGTGCTCGATGCGCTTACGTACGCCGGTAATCGCGCCAATCTTGCCGATCTTGAAAAAAATCCGCGTTTCTTTTTTTATCATGGAAATATTTGCGACCGAAGTGTCGTAGACAATCTTGTATCCAATGTGGACGCCGTGGTCAATTTCGCCGCGGAAACTCATGTGGATCGTTCTATCCATGAAGCGGATTCTTTTGCACAAACGGATGTTTTGGGCACTATGGTATTGCTTGAGGCGGCAAAAAAATACAACATCGCGCGGTACCTGCAGATTTCCACCGACGAAGTTTATGGTTCAATTGAAAACGGCGAATTCACCGAAGAACATTCACTTTCACCCAATAGTCCGTATTCCGCCAGCAAAGCCGGCGGCGACATGATGGTGCGCGCTTATCATAAAACGTACGGTGTCCCGACTTTGATCACCCGCGCATCCAATAACTACGGCCCCTATCAATATCCGGAAAAACTGATTCCGCTTTTTGTCACCAATGCTCTGGATAATATTCCTGTTCCTCTCTATGGCGACGGTATGAATGTGCGCGACTGGTTATATGTCGAAGACCATTGCTCGGCCGTGGATTATGTGCTTCATCACGGCGTGATCGGCGAAGTCTATAATATCGGCGGGGGTAACGAACGCACCAACGTCACCATAACACACACCATCCTAAAGGCACTGAATAGACCCGAATCTCTGATCAAACGCGTAGCCGACCGCCCCGGCCATGATCGCCGGTATGCCGTGGATACTTCCAAAGTGCGTCGTCTGGGTTGGAAACCTGCTTACAATTTTGAAGAAGCCATCGTCGAAACCATCCAATGGTATGTGAAAAATGAATCCTGGTGGCGCGCTATCAAAGAAAAACAAAAAGCATTTCAGGAATTCATGAAAAAGAACTACGAAGATCGGAAATAA
- a CDS encoding cyclic nucleotide-binding domain-containing protein has product MADSAHKTLEDLIKSVEIFNGLDTRDINKVLKVATGKKFETDAVVFREGDQGDCFYLIIEGKVRVSKSVSNDKIEEVAILSAGDYFGEMALFDGEPRSASVVAIESTKLLEVKNSQFIKIIMSDENFSRKVLWAFCSTFAKRLRATNHLLSIFAKNQTPR; this is encoded by the coding sequence ATGGCCGACAGCGCACACAAAACACTGGAAGACCTCATTAAGAGTGTCGAAATTTTCAACGGATTGGATACCCGCGACATCAACAAAGTTCTAAAAGTCGCTACCGGGAAAAAATTTGAAACCGATGCGGTGGTGTTTCGAGAAGGCGATCAGGGTGATTGTTTTTACCTGATCATCGAAGGGAAAGTGCGTGTTTCCAAAAGTGTGAGTAACGATAAAATTGAGGAAGTTGCCATTCTGAGCGCCGGTGATTATTTCGGTGAGATGGCACTTTTTGACGGGGAACCGCGTTCCGCGTCCGTAGTTGCGATCGAGTCCACCAAACTTCTGGAAGTTAAAAACAGTCAGTTTATCAAAATCATCATGAGCGATGAGAATTTTTCACGCAAAGTCCTGTGGGCTTTTTGTTCGACTTTCGCCAAACGCTTGCGTGCAACCAATCATCTGCTGAGCATTTTCGCTAAAAATCAAACCCCGCGCTGA
- a CDS encoding PorV/PorQ family protein — protein MTVRLILFFSLTISLHAGSGETGFAFLKINASARSSAMGEVSTYDGQDPMGVLVNPANLSLTPSHSVAFTYNRWIESTDYQAFSGKFKTGSWAWSLYYLYTGVDDIPQRDIPSEEPTAYFSSHDLAIGFVLSRALNDRWHAGIGTKYIYERIQNTVTAWAWDGGLYYVPNETWRAGFSFQNLGRSGKLIDERIRLPFQVRLSGGYTVYRQENRHRADLMADVIKTYGASPRLHTGSEYVFQEKVCIRLGYVWGYASRNISAGVGFIFQRRMRLDYAWTPFTNSLGSAHRISAGFDF, from the coding sequence ATGACAGTGCGTTTAATATTGTTTTTTTCGCTGACGATTTCACTTCATGCCGGATCCGGCGAGACGGGATTTGCTTTTCTTAAGATCAATGCCAGCGCCCGTTCCTCGGCAATGGGCGAGGTGAGCACGTACGACGGTCAAGATCCTATGGGGGTTTTGGTAAATCCGGCCAATCTTTCCTTGACACCATCCCATAGTGTGGCTTTCACTTATAACCGGTGGATTGAAAGCACCGATTATCAGGCGTTTTCGGGAAAATTTAAAACCGGATCGTGGGCGTGGTCATTGTATTACCTGTACACCGGCGTGGATGATATTCCTCAGCGCGATATACCCTCGGAGGAACCGACCGCGTATTTTTCCTCGCACGATTTGGCGATTGGTTTTGTGTTGTCCCGCGCTCTTAATGACCGTTGGCATGCCGGTATCGGTACGAAATATATTTATGAACGCATACAAAATACGGTTACGGCCTGGGCATGGGACGGGGGATTGTATTATGTGCCCAATGAAACATGGCGTGCAGGTTTTAGTTTTCAAAATCTTGGACGTTCGGGTAAGTTAATCGATGAACGCATAAGACTCCCGTTTCAAGTGCGATTATCGGGCGGTTATACGGTGTATCGCCAGGAAAACCGGCATCGCGCGGACCTCATGGCCGACGTGATCAAAACCTACGGCGCATCACCGCGTTTGCATACGGGAAGTGAATACGTGTTTCAGGAAAAGGTATGTATTCGGTTGGGGTACGTTTGGGGTTATGCTTCGCGCAATATCAGCGCCGGTGTTGGTTTTATCTTTCAACGTCGCATGCGTTTGGATTATGCTTGGACGCCGTTTACCAACAGCCTCGGGTCAGCACACCGTATCAGCGCGGGGTTTGATTTTTAG
- a CDS encoding cyclic nucleotide-binding domain-containing protein, whose product MQRLKGNSLFSGLPETEIAKLEEFIRIKDFPKNAVLIDEGVPGSYLYLLIAGNVKITRNGLDGREMILTERHAGDFFGEMALLDDAPRSARVVATEDSVAGVIGKNEFNAMMIREPRVAVNILRTISMRLRLSNDQIMQSMEEKERYHAKQLERFQSLIEFNKTLGAEREEVGLFRVVPVIVRSQILCHDVLLVLDDPESGRYHTSIQEVSGWRMIDFSETDKGTAKLAALKKTLTMEDFAAYEFRDTMEPQAFWKNAASIMIAPINDPRQNHGFIAVKSAQKFRWEPEDEAFMTTLASDVSMVLRNMRLMRKAMFDEKMSAVGKASSSLLHDFKNLLSVVYNYAKLIKTAATEEERKELVEKIVKFSSLMMGMSQEVLIYGDGSVKASPTPVRISEIFDMVMPLLDTAGKKITMQTSIPEGLEFPLDKDKICRVFYNILTNACDAMGDAGHISVTAAFEKNDLVIRISDTGPGIPEDVLPQIFKPFVTTKKHGTGLGLPIVKSIVEAHRGKVQIETRIGSGTTFIFTFPK is encoded by the coding sequence ATGCAGCGACTGAAAGGAAACAGTCTTTTTTCGGGTTTGCCCGAGACAGAAATCGCCAAACTCGAAGAATTTATTCGTATTAAAGATTTTCCGAAAAACGCGGTACTGATTGACGAGGGTGTGCCGGGAAGCTATTTGTATCTGTTGATCGCGGGCAATGTTAAAATCACACGCAACGGATTGGACGGTCGCGAGATGATACTTACCGAGCGGCATGCCGGCGATTTTTTTGGTGAAATGGCGTTACTCGATGATGCACCGCGTTCGGCACGGGTTGTTGCTACAGAGGATTCGGTGGCCGGTGTGATCGGTAAAAACGAATTTAATGCGATGATGATCCGTGAACCGCGGGTAGCGGTCAATATTCTACGAACGATCAGCATGCGTCTGCGCTTGTCCAACGATCAGATTATGCAATCCATGGAAGAAAAGGAGCGTTATCACGCCAAACAGTTGGAACGCTTCCAAAGTTTGATCGAATTTAATAAAACACTCGGCGCCGAACGTGAAGAAGTCGGGTTGTTTCGTGTTGTACCTGTTATTGTTCGCAGTCAGATATTATGCCATGATGTACTCTTAGTATTGGATGATCCCGAGTCGGGCAGATACCATACAAGCATTCAAGAAGTGTCGGGCTGGCGTATGATCGATTTTAGTGAAACGGATAAAGGCACGGCTAAGTTAGCGGCTCTTAAAAAAACACTGACGATGGAAGACTTTGCGGCGTACGAATTTCGTGACACGATGGAGCCGCAAGCGTTTTGGAAAAATGCGGCCAGTATAATGATCGCGCCGATCAATGATCCGCGACAAAATCACGGTTTTATTGCCGTGAAGTCCGCGCAAAAGTTTCGATGGGAACCGGAAGATGAAGCCTTTATGACTACGCTGGCGTCGGATGTATCTATGGTGTTGCGCAATATGCGCCTGATGCGTAAAGCGATGTTTGACGAAAAAATGTCCGCCGTCGGTAAAGCGTCGAGTTCGCTGTTGCATGATTTTAAAAACCTGCTGTCGGTTGTTTATAATTATGCGAAACTGATCAAGACAGCCGCGACGGAAGAAGAGCGAAAAGAATTAGTAGAAAAAATCGTGAAATTTTCGTCGCTTATGATGGGGATGTCGCAGGAAGTGTTGATTTACGGGGATGGTTCCGTCAAAGCCAGTCCCACACCGGTACGCATCAGCGAAATTTTTGATATGGTGATGCCGTTGCTTGATACCGCCGGTAAAAAAATCACTATGCAGACATCCATCCCTGAAGGTTTGGAATTTCCTCTCGATAAAGATAAAATCTGCCGTGTTTTTTATAATATACTTACCAATGCCTGCGATGCAATGGGCGATGCGGGGCATATATCCGTTACGGCCGCTTTTGAAAAAAATGATTTGGTGATCCGTATTTCCGACACAGGACCGGGTATACCGGAAGATGTATTGCCTCAAATATTCAAACCGTTCGTTACCACCAAAAAACACGGTACGGGCTTGGGTTTGCCGATTGTCAAATCCATTGTCGAAGCGCATCGCGGAAAAGTTCAGATCGAAACCCGAATCGGCAGCGGTACAACATTTATTTTTACATTTCCCAAATAA